A single genomic interval of Streptomyces graminofaciens harbors:
- a CDS encoding beta-ketoacyl synthase N-terminal-like domain-containing protein, with protein sequence MSKYAIVGLSCLFPGAETPAEFWQNLRAGADSRREGGEEVFGRKPEARDADPQHEIYCVRGGFLTDFAFDPSGYLLDPGHLAGLDRLFHWSLHVAREALRDSGHADRPDVLARTALVLGNYSFPTPSSARVSVPLVQEAVLEGLRRAGHPPLGALAHAEDRIDPARLNPEDLKVSGSPASVAATALGLGGPRYALDAACSSALYALKLACDHLAAGQADLVLAGGVCAPDPTLIHLSFGDLQAYPRDGFSQPFDSRSGGILTGQGAGMVAVKRLEDAVRDGDRIHAVVDGIGLTNDGSGRHLLVPRGEGQLQSYELAYAQAGIDPATIDYLECHATGTPIGDATEAQSVADHFGAAGKIPLIGSVKGNIGHLLTVAGLSSLLKVVLAMGNAHIPPTIGVDQPIRSKDGRVGEETMVRAGRDWPRGDGPRRAAVSAFGFGGTNAHVVLSEARHAENGVDAANADGPATAVPALDVVGLGAHFGSFDSLDAYERAVHAGQDALVPLPERRWRGLDQTRDGTLTHGAGVTPDALPHGAFVDGLGIDPMDLKIPPADLRTYNLQHALAIKVADEALHDAGFSRAVPKGQTAPAPRRIAVVVAMEMEPTTHLRITRYGLGAFVRQEFERAGVRVDEAELARLTAAGRDAVVDPIVANEVLSYIGNVMASRISSLWNLTGPSFTVSSDGSGTAEALQVARLLLLDPGIEAVVVGAVDLAGSAENLLLRPDVVAEAGLTFGEGSRGRRIGEGAGAVVVTRPGDSQAPVYARLDAIAIRHATPVDGTVPEADAETYAAAAEEAFAAAGVTAADIGYTEAHAGGTEAQDRAEIAGLARVHPADGHQVALGSVKAQIGDAGCAATMAGLIRSVLCLHHGYLPGTRDWSGPATELAEDFAASGLYVPDASRPWLRAARGSRRYAAVGFIGASGAHGHLVLSAGATRGTVVPNDWQRGGGPVVLPLSADSFDGLLAEVARHRDLIADGADSYALARDAARLLPGRSRRVVLVGRDRDELRAQLDLAVRGLPAAHASGGEWATPAGSCFTERPIGPGGKVALVYPGAFNSYPGLGQDLFRAFPSLLDGFEDMADEPERHLRAAALYPRSQKPLGRRELMGLEAGLSEDIPFMLATGTSFAILYTDLVREMLGVTAHGGFGYSLGESSMLFATRGWLPDSRDDALISNTPIFKDRLCGARRTVREAWGLADGVPDEAVWASHVLLADEESVRAVLPRYDRVHLTHVNTPGELVIAGDPAQCRALIKDVGCSAARSPVNAVMHCPVVDAEFDGLAGLNDYPTGSFGDLELFSAYDYDALPAGLDRKEIGRRIATTLRSPIDFPRLVRTAYERGFRYFLEVGPSATCARWIRDTLGDTPHVAAPIDRRGVPTAKSIAQLAARLTAHGLDLDLTPLLSPAAERVPARPARPTPFRVGGADPAPARIARELAVAHAATGVASTGGGTAATPSPATPAHASGDAGLVSLAGSTTSVGRMAAGSAPAASSGTPTGRVSGAGPTTRTATAHATGGSAPGPRPTASGAGSGAGQVPGRRPADSSAPSTPSAPPSSVPPEDSALMPADPTLADAEVIAFDGTPISYLPWAPSAPAAAPEPAGTAVTPAAPTPPPAPAAPAAQVPGEGPGSAAELVREIRRQMLTTHSVVMETQHILQSATLNRVESLLDGTPQTTAYAEEQPALRAPAAPQAARPALPPAPAPVPAVPAPAAQRPAEPTPVAPAHGDPAPADGRVKEGVIWDEEDLLEFAVGSIAKVFGPEFGVIDGYAKRVRLPAPPYHFVTRVTALEGTTGEFKPATITTEYDIPEDAWYAVDGGAPPAVTVEAGQCDLLLVSYLGIDFRNKGERVYRLLDSTLIFRGDLPRVGQTLRYDISIDRFVHQGDTTLFFFSYKCYADGKLILELHDACAGFFSQAELDTPLGVVMTDKEKAERAALPRGYFKPLAYTDKNRLTEHDLELLAEGRPGDVFGPDHAQDPGINPGLRLPDARMRMIDEVEIDRKGGPRGLGRISAVKRLQPDAWYFTCHFPDDHVLAGSLVAEGAVQLLQIYLMHQGLHLTLPDARFQCVTDTPIEVQVRGQITQADAEIRYEVEVMELTLLPRATVIADVLIYLGDKPVVRMKNLGLQVREKEGTPYRPETGGIPKFLGRRNRAGEPAMINELHLAHAAKGLLDMAMGPEFEVYRNSRAPYIPNGDFQFVDRVMSLKGTRGDLSPGSEMVTEYDSPVDAWYYEQNAYPHMPNCVYMETSLQAAIFLGYYLGATLKNTDEQYAIRNLDGRATLVKDIDLRGKTIRHHSKLLMTSAVQGAVLQNFSYELSADGEVFYTGESLFGYFSDAALANQVGLDNGQYIAPWIEAERPDATRVRRIELPGHAPAFTDPAGGHLRLAGENFALVDHVDLVADGGRHGHGYLHGRREVRPDEWYFDCHFHRDPVMPGSLGVEAVLQAMRLYVLEQNLADGMERPHFAMATDVEMCWKYRGQILRHDKELFFDVHVKEVRREEGRLLVIADADLWKPGLRIYELTDVAIEVRSAGE encoded by the coding sequence ATGAGCAAGTACGCCATTGTTGGCCTCTCCTGCCTGTTCCCGGGAGCGGAGACGCCCGCCGAGTTCTGGCAGAACCTCCGTGCCGGCGCCGACAGCCGCCGGGAAGGGGGCGAGGAGGTGTTCGGCCGCAAGCCCGAGGCCAGGGACGCCGATCCTCAGCACGAGATCTACTGCGTCCGGGGCGGATTCCTCACCGACTTCGCCTTCGACCCGAGCGGCTATCTCCTCGACCCAGGTCATCTCGCCGGCCTGGACCGGCTCTTCCACTGGTCGCTGCACGTGGCCAGGGAAGCGCTGCGGGACAGCGGACACGCCGACCGCCCCGACGTCCTGGCCCGCACCGCCCTCGTCCTCGGCAACTACTCGTTCCCGACGCCCTCCTCGGCCCGGGTCAGCGTCCCGCTGGTCCAGGAAGCGGTCCTGGAAGGGCTGCGCCGCGCCGGGCACCCACCGCTCGGCGCGCTCGCGCACGCCGAGGACCGCATCGACCCGGCCCGGCTGAACCCCGAGGACCTGAAGGTCAGCGGCTCCCCGGCGTCCGTCGCCGCCACCGCCCTCGGCCTCGGCGGCCCCCGCTACGCGCTCGACGCGGCCTGCTCGTCGGCGCTGTACGCGCTCAAGCTGGCCTGCGACCACCTCGCCGCCGGTCAGGCCGACCTGGTCCTCGCCGGCGGCGTCTGCGCGCCCGATCCCACGCTGATCCACCTGTCCTTCGGTGACCTCCAGGCCTATCCGCGCGACGGCTTCAGCCAGCCCTTCGACTCCCGCTCCGGTGGCATCCTCACCGGGCAGGGCGCGGGCATGGTCGCCGTCAAGCGGCTGGAGGACGCGGTACGCGACGGCGACCGCATCCACGCGGTCGTCGACGGCATCGGGCTCACCAACGACGGCAGCGGCCGCCACCTGCTGGTCCCGCGCGGCGAGGGACAACTGCAGTCGTACGAACTCGCCTACGCGCAGGCCGGCATCGACCCGGCCACCATCGACTACCTGGAGTGCCACGCCACCGGCACCCCCATCGGCGACGCCACCGAGGCCCAGTCCGTGGCCGACCACTTCGGCGCCGCCGGGAAAATCCCGCTGATCGGCTCCGTCAAGGGCAACATCGGCCACCTGCTCACCGTGGCCGGGCTCAGCAGCCTGCTCAAGGTCGTGCTCGCCATGGGCAACGCGCACATCCCGCCGACGATCGGGGTCGATCAGCCCATCCGCTCCAAGGACGGGCGGGTCGGCGAGGAGACCATGGTCCGCGCCGGCCGCGACTGGCCGCGCGGCGACGGTCCGCGCCGGGCGGCGGTCTCCGCGTTCGGCTTCGGCGGCACCAACGCACACGTGGTGCTCTCCGAGGCGCGGCACGCCGAGAACGGCGTGGACGCGGCGAACGCCGACGGGCCCGCCACCGCCGTGCCCGCGCTCGACGTCGTCGGCCTCGGCGCGCACTTCGGCTCGTTCGACTCCCTCGACGCGTACGAGCGTGCCGTCCACGCGGGACAGGACGCCCTGGTGCCGCTGCCCGAGCGGCGCTGGCGCGGCCTCGACCAGACCCGGGACGGCACGCTCACGCACGGTGCCGGCGTCACGCCCGACGCGCTGCCGCACGGAGCGTTCGTGGACGGCCTCGGCATCGACCCGATGGACCTCAAGATCCCGCCCGCGGACCTGCGCACCTACAACCTCCAGCACGCCCTCGCCATCAAGGTCGCCGACGAGGCCCTGCACGACGCCGGATTCAGCCGCGCCGTGCCCAAGGGGCAGACCGCGCCCGCACCGCGCCGGATCGCGGTCGTCGTCGCCATGGAGATGGAGCCCACCACCCACCTGCGGATCACCCGCTACGGCCTCGGCGCCTTCGTACGCCAGGAGTTCGAGCGGGCCGGTGTGCGGGTCGACGAGGCCGAGCTCGCCCGGCTCACGGCCGCCGGCCGGGACGCCGTGGTCGACCCGATCGTCGCCAACGAGGTGCTCAGCTACATCGGCAACGTCATGGCCAGCCGCATCTCCTCGCTGTGGAACCTCACCGGGCCCTCCTTCACCGTCTCCTCCGACGGCTCGGGCACCGCCGAGGCCCTCCAGGTCGCGCGGCTGCTGCTGCTCGACCCGGGCATCGAGGCCGTCGTGGTCGGCGCCGTCGACCTCGCCGGCTCCGCCGAGAACCTGCTGCTGCGCCCCGACGTCGTCGCCGAGGCCGGACTGACCTTCGGCGAGGGCAGCCGGGGCCGCCGCATCGGCGAGGGCGCCGGAGCGGTCGTCGTCACCCGGCCCGGCGACTCGCAGGCACCGGTGTACGCACGCCTGGACGCCATCGCGATCCGGCACGCCACCCCTGTCGACGGCACCGTGCCCGAGGCGGACGCGGAGACCTACGCGGCCGCCGCCGAGGAGGCGTTCGCCGCGGCCGGCGTCACCGCCGCCGACATCGGCTACACGGAGGCACACGCGGGCGGCACCGAGGCCCAGGACCGCGCCGAGATCGCCGGGCTCGCCCGCGTCCACCCGGCCGACGGCCACCAGGTGGCGCTCGGCAGCGTCAAGGCCCAGATCGGCGACGCGGGGTGCGCGGCGACCATGGCAGGGCTCATCCGGTCCGTGCTGTGCCTGCACCACGGCTATCTGCCCGGCACCCGCGACTGGAGCGGCCCGGCCACCGAACTCGCCGAGGACTTCGCGGCCTCCGGGCTGTACGTGCCGGACGCCTCGCGCCCCTGGCTGCGCGCGGCCAGGGGATCCCGCCGGTACGCGGCCGTCGGCTTCATCGGAGCCTCGGGCGCGCACGGGCACCTGGTGCTGTCCGCCGGCGCCACCCGTGGCACGGTCGTACCGAACGACTGGCAGCGTGGCGGCGGGCCCGTGGTCCTGCCGCTGTCCGCCGACTCCTTCGACGGGCTGCTCGCCGAGGTCGCCCGGCACCGGGACCTGATCGCCGACGGCGCCGACTCCTACGCCCTCGCCCGGGACGCGGCCCGCCTGCTGCCGGGCCGGAGCCGGCGCGTGGTGCTCGTCGGCCGGGACCGCGACGAACTGCGGGCCCAGCTCGACCTCGCCGTCCGCGGCCTGCCCGCCGCGCACGCCTCCGGCGGCGAGTGGGCGACACCCGCCGGGAGCTGCTTCACCGAGCGGCCCATCGGCCCCGGCGGCAAGGTCGCCCTCGTCTACCCGGGCGCGTTCAACTCGTACCCCGGACTCGGCCAGGACCTGTTCCGCGCGTTCCCGAGCCTGCTCGACGGGTTCGAGGACATGGCCGACGAGCCGGAGCGGCACCTGCGGGCCGCCGCGCTGTACCCCCGCTCGCAGAAGCCTCTCGGCCGACGGGAGCTGATGGGCCTCGAAGCGGGGCTGTCCGAGGACATCCCGTTCATGCTCGCCACCGGCACCAGCTTCGCGATCCTGTACACGGACCTCGTCCGCGAGATGCTCGGGGTCACCGCGCACGGCGGGTTCGGCTACAGCCTGGGCGAGTCGAGCATGCTCTTCGCCACCCGGGGCTGGCTGCCGGACAGCCGCGACGACGCGCTGATCAGCAACACGCCGATCTTCAAGGACCGGCTGTGCGGGGCGCGGCGCACGGTGCGCGAGGCCTGGGGCCTGGCGGACGGCGTCCCCGACGAGGCGGTCTGGGCGAGCCACGTACTGCTCGCCGACGAGGAGTCCGTACGGGCCGTGCTGCCCCGCTACGACCGCGTCCACCTCACCCACGTCAACACGCCCGGAGAGCTGGTCATCGCCGGGGACCCGGCGCAGTGCCGCGCGCTCATCAAGGACGTCGGCTGCTCGGCCGCCCGCTCGCCCGTCAACGCGGTCATGCACTGCCCGGTCGTGGACGCGGAGTTCGACGGGCTCGCGGGCCTGAACGACTACCCCACGGGCTCGTTCGGCGACCTGGAACTGTTCAGCGCCTACGACTACGACGCGCTTCCCGCGGGCCTGGACCGCAAGGAGATCGGCCGCCGCATCGCGACGACCCTGCGCTCACCGATCGACTTCCCGCGCCTGGTCCGTACCGCGTACGAACGAGGGTTCCGCTACTTCCTGGAGGTCGGCCCCAGCGCCACCTGCGCCCGCTGGATCCGCGACACCCTCGGCGACACGCCGCATGTGGCGGCCCCGATCGACCGCCGAGGCGTCCCGACGGCGAAGTCGATCGCCCAGCTGGCGGCCCGCCTCACGGCCCACGGCCTCGACCTGGACCTGACCCCGCTGCTCAGCCCGGCGGCCGAACGCGTCCCGGCCCGCCCGGCCCGCCCGACCCCCTTCCGGGTGGGCGGAGCGGACCCGGCCCCGGCACGCATCGCCCGGGAACTCGCCGTGGCGCATGCCGCCACCGGCGTCGCCTCGACGGGCGGCGGCACGGCCGCCACGCCGTCCCCGGCCACACCCGCCCACGCGTCCGGCGACGCCGGCCTGGTGTCGCTCGCCGGTTCCACGACGTCCGTCGGCCGGATGGCCGCCGGTTCCGCTCCGGCCGCGTCGTCCGGCACCCCGACCGGCCGGGTGTCCGGCGCCGGTCCCACGACGCGCACGGCCACCGCCCACGCCACGGGCGGCTCGGCTCCGGGGCCCCGCCCGACCGCGTCCGGTGCCGGTTCCGGTGCCGGACAGGTTCCCGGACGCCGCCCCGCCGACTCGTCGGCCCCGTCCACTCCGTCCGCCCCTCCATCGTCCGTACCGCCGGAGGACTCCGCTCTCATGCCTGCAGACCCGACTCTCGCCGATGCCGAGGTCATCGCCTTCGACGGCACCCCGATCTCGTACCTGCCCTGGGCGCCGTCCGCCCCGGCCGCCGCGCCCGAACCGGCCGGCACCGCCGTGACGCCCGCCGCCCCGACTCCGCCGCCCGCCCCGGCCGCCCCGGCCGCCCAAGTCCCGGGGGAGGGGCCGGGGTCCGCCGCCGAGCTCGTCCGGGAGATACGCCGCCAGATGCTCACCACGCACTCGGTGGTGATGGAGACCCAGCACATCCTCCAGTCGGCCACGCTCAACCGGGTCGAGTCCCTGCTGGACGGGACACCGCAGACCACCGCGTACGCCGAGGAACAGCCGGCCCTCCGGGCCCCGGCCGCCCCGCAGGCCGCCCGCCCGGCCCTGCCCCCGGCCCCCGCTCCCGTCCCGGCCGTGCCGGCCCCGGCCGCGCAGCGCCCCGCCGAGCCGACTCCGGTGGCCCCGGCCCACGGCGACCCCGCCCCGGCCGACGGCCGCGTCAAGGAAGGCGTCATCTGGGACGAGGAGGACCTGCTCGAATTCGCCGTCGGCTCCATCGCCAAGGTCTTCGGCCCGGAGTTCGGCGTGATCGACGGATACGCCAAGCGCGTGCGGCTGCCCGCGCCGCCGTACCACTTCGTCACCCGCGTCACCGCGCTCGAAGGCACCACCGGCGAGTTCAAGCCCGCCACCATCACCACGGAGTACGACATCCCGGAGGACGCCTGGTACGCCGTCGACGGCGGCGCGCCCCCGGCCGTCACCGTCGAGGCGGGCCAGTGCGACCTGCTGCTCGTCAGCTACCTCGGGATCGACTTCCGGAACAAGGGCGAGCGCGTCTACCGCCTGCTGGACAGCACGCTGATCTTCCGCGGCGACCTGCCCCGCGTCGGCCAGACCCTGCGCTACGACATCTCCATCGACCGCTTCGTGCACCAGGGCGACACGACCCTCTTCTTCTTCAGCTACAAGTGCTACGCCGACGGCAAGCTGATCCTCGAACTCCACGACGCCTGCGCCGGGTTCTTCAGCCAGGCCGAGCTCGACACCCCGCTCGGCGTCGTGATGACGGACAAGGAGAAGGCCGAGCGGGCCGCCCTGCCCAGGGGGTACTTCAAGCCGCTCGCGTACACCGACAAGAACCGCCTGACCGAGCACGACCTGGAACTGCTCGCCGAAGGCCGCCCCGGTGACGTCTTCGGGCCGGACCACGCCCAGGACCCGGGGATCAACCCCGGCCTGCGCCTGCCGGACGCCAGGATGCGGATGATCGACGAGGTCGAGATCGACCGCAAGGGAGGCCCGCGCGGCCTCGGCAGGATCAGCGCCGTCAAGCGGCTGCAGCCCGACGCCTGGTACTTCACCTGCCACTTCCCGGACGACCATGTGCTCGCCGGCTCCCTGGTCGCCGAGGGCGCCGTCCAGCTGCTGCAGATCTACCTGATGCACCAGGGCCTGCACCTGACGCTGCCGGACGCCCGCTTCCAGTGTGTGACCGACACCCCCATCGAGGTCCAGGTCCGCGGCCAGATCACCCAGGCCGACGCGGAGATCCGCTACGAGGTCGAGGTCATGGAGCTCACCCTCCTGCCGCGCGCCACGGTCATCGCGGACGTCCTCATCTACCTCGGCGACAAGCCGGTGGTCCGGATGAAGAACCTCGGCCTCCAGGTCCGCGAGAAGGAGGGCACGCCGTACCGCCCGGAGACCGGCGGCATCCCGAAGTTCCTCGGCCGCCGCAACCGGGCCGGCGAGCCCGCGATGATCAACGAGCTGCACCTGGCGCACGCCGCCAAGGGCCTGCTCGACATGGCGATGGGCCCGGAGTTCGAGGTCTACCGCAACAGCCGCGCCCCCTACATCCCGAACGGCGACTTCCAGTTCGTCGACCGCGTCATGTCCCTCAAGGGCACACGCGGCGACCTCTCGCCCGGCTCGGAGATGGTCACCGAGTACGACTCCCCGGTCGACGCCTGGTACTACGAGCAGAACGCGTACCCGCACATGCCGAACTGCGTGTACATGGAGACCTCGCTGCAGGCCGCGATCTTCCTCGGCTACTACCTCGGCGCCACGCTGAAGAACACCGACGAGCAGTACGCCATCCGCAACCTCGACGGCCGCGCCACCCTCGTCAAGGACATCGACCTGCGCGGCAAGACCATCCGGCACCACTCCAAGCTGCTGATGACCAGCGCCGTGCAGGGCGCGGTGCTGCAGAACTTCAGCTACGAACTCTCCGCGGACGGCGAGGTCTTCTACACCGGCGAGTCCCTCTTCGGCTACTTCAGCGACGCGGCCCTCGCCAACCAGGTCGGCCTCGACAACGGCCAGTACATCGCCCCCTGGATCGAGGCCGAGCGACCGGACGCCACCCGCGTACGCCGCATCGAACTGCCCGGACACGCACCGGCGTTCACCGACCCCGCCGGCGGTCACCTGCGGCTGGCCGGCGAGAACTTCGCGCTCGTCGACCACGTCGACCTGGTCGCGGACGGCGGCCGGCACGGCCACGGCTATCTGCACGGCCGCCGCGAGGTCCGCCCCGACGAGTGGTACTTCGACTGCCACTTCCACCGCGACCCCGTGATGCCCGGCTCGCTCGGCGTCGAGGCGGTACTGCAGGCCATGCGCCTGTACGTACTGGAGCAGAACCTCGCCGACGGCATGGAGCGGCCCCACTTCGCCATGGCCACCGACGTGGAGATGTGCTGGAAGTACCGCGGCCAGATCCTCCGCCACGACAAGGAACTCTTCTTCGACGTGCACGTCAAGGAGGTCCGCCGCGAGGAGGGCCGCCTGCTCGTCATCGCGGACGCCGACCTGTGGAAGCCGGGCCTGCGCATCTACGAACTGACCGACGTGGCCATCGAGGTCCGTTCCGCCGGGGAGTGA